The Aphelocoma coerulescens isolate FSJ_1873_10779 chromosome 2, UR_Acoe_1.0, whole genome shotgun sequence genome contains a region encoding:
- the ARMC1 gene encoding armadillo repeat-containing protein 1 codes for MNGAEKMNSAMSEEPDALSVVNQLRDLAADPLNRRAIVQDQGCLPGLILFLDHPNPPVVHSALLALRYLAECRVNREKMKSELGMMLSLQNVIQKTTTPGETKLLASEVYDVLQSSNMSDMDSVNEMNYRRRKAQFFLGSTNKRAKTVVLHIDGLDDSSRRNLCEEALLKIKGVISFTFQMAVQRCVVRIRSDLKAEALATAIASTKVMKAQQVVKSESGEEMLVPFQDTPVEVEQNTDLPEYLPEDESPTKEQDKAVSRVGSHPEGAASWLSTAANFLSRSFYW; via the exons ATGAATGGTGCAGAAAAGATGAATTCTGCTATGAGTGAGGAGCCTGATGCACTATCTGTGGTTAACCAACTCCGAGATCTAGCAGCTGATCCATTGAACAGACGGGCCATTGTTCAGGATCAAGGATGCCTGCCAGGTCTTATTCTGTTTTTGGACCATCCCAACCCTCCAGTTGTTCATTCAGCTTTACTA GCTCTCCGATATTTGGCTGAGTGTCGTGTCAACAGAGAAAAGATGAAAAGTGAATTGGGTATGATGCTCAGCTTACAGAATGTAATACAAAA GACCACTACACCAGGAGAGACTAAACTTCTGGCTTCTGAAGTCTATGATGTCCTTCAGTCTTCCAACATGTCAGACATGGACAGTGTGAATGAGATGAATTATCGTCGGCGGAAAGCACAGTTTTTCCTCGGCAGCACAAATAAGCGTGCCAAGACGGTGGTTTTGCATATAGATGGCCTTGATGATTCG tctCGAAGGAATCTTTGTGAAGAAGCCTTGTTGAAAATTAAAGGTGTTATTAGTTTTACCTTTCAAATGGCTGTTCAAAGGTGCGTGGTCCGAATTCGCTCAGATTTAAAAGCAGAG GCACTGGCAACGGCAATAGCATCAACCAAAGTTATGAAGGCACAGCAAGTTGTGAAAAGTGAAAGTGGTGAGGAG ATGCTAGTTCCATTCCAAGATACTCCAGTGGAAGTAGAGCAGAACACAGATCTACCTGAGTATTTGCCAGAGGATGAGAGCCCTACTAAGGAACAGGACAAAGCAGTGTCTCGTGTTGGGTCACACCCAGAAGGTGCAGCAAGCTggctcagcacagcagcaaaCTTTCTATCAAGATCTTTTTACTGGTGA